The Platichthys flesus chromosome 10, fPlaFle2.1, whole genome shotgun sequence genome includes a window with the following:
- the chrm5a gene encoding muscarinic acetylcholine receptor M5a, with translation MEGENVLNSTANSSTTDIHLVSHSLWEVITIATVSAIVSLITIVGNVLVMISFKVNSQLKTVNNYYLLSLAAADLIIGVFSMNLYTSYILMGYWALGNISCDLWLAVDYVASNASVMNLLVISFDRYFSITRPLTYRAKRTPRRAGIMIGLAWMVSLILWAPPILCWQYFIGKRTVPERQCQIQFFSEPVITFGTAIAAFYIPVSVMTILYCRIYKETEKRTKDLAELQGINYATDSGVSQPPKTIIKSCFSYKLKSASHDRNTASWSSSSRSNAAKSAATTNDEWSKAGQLTTFNSYASSEDEDRPVSPGGFQASFRNQACETGKSVVGHESEQLSSYDDDSYFQTPPKSNSQKSGKCVSYKFKPMAKEAQAEHPVKNGDTKMASSTFSSAESMSIPSTSSTSKPIDATLKNQITKRKRMVLIKERKAAQTLSAILLAFILTWTPYNIMVLISTFCSDCIPLSLWHLGYWLCYVNSTVNPMCYALCNKNFQKTFRMLLLCQWRKKRIEEKLYWYGQNPVVNSKLA, from the coding sequence ATGGAAGGAGAAAATGTACTGAACTCCACTGCGAACAGCAGTACGACTGATATCCACCTGGTGTCACACAGTCTGTGGGAGGTGATCACCATTGCAACTGTATCGGCCATAGTCAGCCTCATTACCATTGTGGGGAATGTTCTGGTCATGATCTCCTTCAAAGTCAACAGCCAGCTAAAGACTGTGAACAATTACTACCTGTTGAGTCTGGCAGCTGCAGACCTCATCATAGGTGTTTTCTCCATGAACCTGTATACCTCTTATATACTGATGGGCTACTGGGCCTTAGGAAACATTTCCTGTGATCTGTGGTTGGCTGTGGACTATGTAGCCAGCAATGCATCGGTCATGAACTTGTTGGTGATCAGTTTTGACAGATATTTCTCCATCACCAGGCCTCTGACCTACAGGGCCAAACGGACGCCCAGGCGAGCTGGGATAATGATCGGTTTAGCCTGGATGGTGTCGCTCATTCTGTGGGCTCCACCGATACTATGCTGGCAGTACTTTATAGGGAAAAGAACCGTCCCTGAGAGGCAATGCCAGATCCAGTTTTTCTCTGAGCCTGTAATAACTTTCGGGACAGCAATTGCAGCCTTTTATATCCCTGTGTCAGTCATGACAATCCTCTACTGTCGAATCTAcaaggagacagaaaagaggACCAAAGATCTGGCTGAGCTTCAGGGGATTAACTATGCCACAGACTCTGGGGTCTCTCAGCCTCCAAAGACCATTATCAAATCCTGCTTCAGTTATAAACTAAAATCGGCCTCGCACGACAGGAACACAGCATCTTGGTCGTCTTCCAGCAGGAGCAACGCTGCCAAATCAGCAGCCACCACCAATGATGAGTGGTCCAAAGCAGGTCAGCTAACCACCTTTAACAGCTACGCATCCtcagaggacgaggacaggCCTGTGTCTCCGGGAGGCTTCCAGGCCTCATTCAGGAACCAGGCTTGTGAGACTGGCAAGAGTGTGGTGGGCCACGAGAGCGAGCAGCTCAGCAGCTACGACGACGACAGCTACTTCCAGACACCACCGAAAAGCAACTCTCAGAAGAGCGGCAAGTGCGTTTCATACAAGTTCAAACCTATGGCCAAAGAAGCTCAAGCGGAGCACCCGGTCAAGAACGGTGACACCAAGATGGCATCGTCCACGTTTTCCTCAGCCGAGTCCATGAGCATCCCATCCACGTCCTCGACGTCCAAGCCCATCGACGCCACGCTGAAGAACCAGATCaccaagaggaagaggatggtgtTGATCAAGGAGAGGAAGGCAGCCCAGACTCTCAGCGCCATCCTGCTGGCATTCATTCTGACATGGACGCCGTATAACATCATGGTGCTGATTTCCACCTTCTGCTCAGACTGtatccccctctccctctggcATCTTGGCTACTGGCTGTGCTACGTGAACAGCACCGTCAACCCCATGTGCTACGCCCTGTGTAACAAGAATTTTCAGAAGACCTTTCGCATGCTCTTACTCTGCCagtggaggaagaaaaggatAGAGGAGAAACTTTACTGGTACGGACAGAACCCTGTGGTCAACTCCAAACTGGCATga
- the zgc:194887 gene encoding fibrinogen-like protein 1-like protein translates to MRCWRYWVPATAALMLLLCVAGVDTEHLKAENLHLLAPEEQNTVRNREMRALPRDCHEMLMISSGQATDGVYLIQPGDSPIVAYCAMQEGGWTVVQHITVNSSVNFDRTWAEYKHGFGGVSGDHWLGNEHLHQLTRGPGRYKLGVKLVGPDAVTKLGEYDPLLVEDEVSAYRLRLGLFQGTSVDALTLDTENYLHDNQRFTTKDRDNDNYFQNCAKLEFQGVPGGGWWYDACAGANLNRRNVIYWQKDCNKERLCKYAWMMVKPSDTVKLIYSKDCIKDEL, encoded by the exons ATGAGGTGTTGGAGATACTGGGTGCCAGCTACTGCGGCCCTGATGCTTCTGCTTTGTGTCGCTGGAGTTGACACGGAGCATCTCAAAGCTGAGAACCTGCATCTGCTTGCCCCCGAGGAGCAGAACACGGTGCGGAACCGTGAAATGAGAG CGCTGCCCAGAGACTGTCATGAAATGCTGATGATCTCTTCAGGCCAGGCCACAGATGGTGTTTACCTGATCCAACCAGGCGACTCGCCCATTGTGGCCTACTGTGCCATGCAGGAGGGAGGATGGACTGTCGTGCAGCACATCACCGTCAACAGCAGCGTGAATTTTGATCGCACCTGGGCCGAGTACAAGCACGGCTTCGGTGGGGTGTCCGGGGATCACTGGCTTGGGAATGAACACCTTCATCAGCTCACGCGCGGCCCTGGACGTTATAAACTAGGAGTAAAACTAGTAGGCCCAGACGCCGTCACCAAACTGGGGGAGTATGACCCCTTACTAGTTGAAGACGAAGTGTCAGCGTACAGATTGAGGCTGGGGCTGTTCCAGGGCACGTCTGTAGACGCTTTGACCCTGGACACAGAGAACTACCTGCACGACAACCAGAGATTCACCACGAAAGACAGAGACAACGACAACTACTTCCAAAACTGTGCCAagctggagtttcagggggtTCCTGGAGGAGGCTGGTGGTACGATGCCTGCGCCGGAGCCAATCTTAACCGCAGGAATGTAATCTACTGGCAAAAGGACTGCAACAAGGAGCGACTGTGCAAATATGCATGGATGATGGTGAAACCCTCAGACACGGTAAAACTGATTTACAGCAAAGACTGCATCAAAGACGAGCTTTAA
- the LOC133961552 gene encoding KATNB1-like protein 1 isoform X1 — protein sequence MDSKSEDGDYQGLELASHPDAAQYIVTYPHWKNITDENYDKNEEFNKKRYSASRSSNPGRVKRVVSCKRKTHHQTVAWRKPLGPGRTFDAANNENEMSSLQDVHQEIFDMDPLEFPLNVSHNHRTGRTGSEQADCSALSELAKDHSAMIDVLFGRNLRLKVAFTLWHRNVGELLTFFLRIQDIGVFVDFLPLISRSSIDQDSLRITIGFCVDLFPLVKEVLTKPYEEYLIVGLNWIHSVLKKWWQQLRASGYSGSSEAVLEKNFQVFNQLLVELWLDEPSLEFAPGAAGEKAKVIDSYLSQLT from the exons ATGGACTCTAAAAGTGAGGACGGAGACTATCAAGGTCTTGAACTTGCCTCCCATCCTGATGCAGCTCAGTACATAGTGACCTACCCTCATTGGAAAAACATCACAGAT GAGAATTATGATAAGAACGAGGAATTCAACAAAAAGAG GTATTCAGCGAGTCGCTCTAGCAACCCCGGCAGAGTGAAGCGGGTGGTGTCCTGTAAGAGGAAGACCCATCACCAGACGGTGGCTTGGAGGAAGCCTCTCGGGCCTGGGAGGACCTTCGATGCTGCAAACAACGAGAACGAGATGAGCTCTCTACAGGACGTGCACCAGGAAATATTTGACATGGACCCGCTGGAGTTCCCACTGAATGTCAGTCATAACCACAGGACTGGTAGAACTGGTTCTGAGCAGGCAGACTGCTCTGCACTTTCTGAG CTCGCAAAGGATCACAGCGCGATGATTGACGTGCTCTTTGGAAGAAATCTGAGACTGAAAGTAGCTTTCACATTGTGGCATAGAAATGTTGGAGAGCTATTGACATTCTTCCTGAG AATCCAAGACATTGGAGTGTTTGTCGATTTTCTCCCACTGATAAGCAGAAG CAGCATTGACCAGGACTCTCTGAGGATTACCATTGGCTTTTGTGTTGACCTATTTCCTTTAGTTAAGGAAGTCCTCACCAAGCCGTATGAAGA GTATCTTATAGTTGGTTTGAACTGGATACATTCAGTTTTGAAAAAATGGTGGCAGCAACTAAGAGCAAGCGGCTACAGTGGATCATCTGAAGCTGTGTTAGAGAA gAATTTTCAGGTCTTTAATCAGCTGTTGGTGGAGTTATGGCTTGATGAACCTTCATTGGAATTTGctccaggagctgcaggagaaaaggCAAAG GTCATCGATTCTTACCTGTCTCAACTTACCTGA
- the LOC133961552 gene encoding KATNB1-like protein 1 isoform X2, whose product MDSKSEDGDYQGLELASHPDAAQYIVTYPHWKNITDENYDKNEEFNKKRYSASRSSNPGRVKRVVSCKRKTHHQTVAWRKPLGPGRTFDAANNENEMSSLQDVHQEIFDMDPLEFPLNVSHNHRTGRTGSEQADCSALSELAKDHSAMIDVLFGRNLRLKVAFTLWHRNVGELLTFFLRIQDIGVFVDFLPLISRSIDQDSLRITIGFCVDLFPLVKEVLTKPYEEYLIVGLNWIHSVLKKWWQQLRASGYSGSSEAVLEKNFQVFNQLLVELWLDEPSLEFAPGAAGEKAKVIDSYLSQLT is encoded by the exons ATGGACTCTAAAAGTGAGGACGGAGACTATCAAGGTCTTGAACTTGCCTCCCATCCTGATGCAGCTCAGTACATAGTGACCTACCCTCATTGGAAAAACATCACAGAT GAGAATTATGATAAGAACGAGGAATTCAACAAAAAGAG GTATTCAGCGAGTCGCTCTAGCAACCCCGGCAGAGTGAAGCGGGTGGTGTCCTGTAAGAGGAAGACCCATCACCAGACGGTGGCTTGGAGGAAGCCTCTCGGGCCTGGGAGGACCTTCGATGCTGCAAACAACGAGAACGAGATGAGCTCTCTACAGGACGTGCACCAGGAAATATTTGACATGGACCCGCTGGAGTTCCCACTGAATGTCAGTCATAACCACAGGACTGGTAGAACTGGTTCTGAGCAGGCAGACTGCTCTGCACTTTCTGAG CTCGCAAAGGATCACAGCGCGATGATTGACGTGCTCTTTGGAAGAAATCTGAGACTGAAAGTAGCTTTCACATTGTGGCATAGAAATGTTGGAGAGCTATTGACATTCTTCCTGAG AATCCAAGACATTGGAGTGTTTGTCGATTTTCTCCCACTGATAAGCAGAAG CATTGACCAGGACTCTCTGAGGATTACCATTGGCTTTTGTGTTGACCTATTTCCTTTAGTTAAGGAAGTCCTCACCAAGCCGTATGAAGA GTATCTTATAGTTGGTTTGAACTGGATACATTCAGTTTTGAAAAAATGGTGGCAGCAACTAAGAGCAAGCGGCTACAGTGGATCATCTGAAGCTGTGTTAGAGAA gAATTTTCAGGTCTTTAATCAGCTGTTGGTGGAGTTATGGCTTGATGAACCTTCATTGGAATTTGctccaggagctgcaggagaaaaggCAAAG GTCATCGATTCTTACCTGTCTCAACTTACCTGA
- the acp7 gene encoding acid phosphatase type 7, with translation MEPLHAACALLSLAPLLVLGVVPIWTQPEQVHLSYPGVPGSMLVTWTTFNKTASMVEYGILGGRLFEISLKGNTTLFVDSGEEKRKMYIHRVTLTDLKPAATYVYHCGSDEGWSEIFSFTALNDSSHFSPRFALYGDLGNENPQSLARLQKETQLGMYDAILHIGDFAYDMHEDNGRIGDEFMRQIQSIAAYVPYMTCPGNHESTYNFSNYRNRFSMPGQSESLWYSWNLGSAHIVSLSTEVYFYPEFGPELLFKQYEWLKKDLEEANKPENRAARPWIITMGHRPMYCSDDDKDDCTKFDSCVRLGLNDTKPPAPGLEDLFYRYGVDLELWAHEHTYERLWPVYGDKVFNGSKEQPYVNPKAPVHIITGSAGCRERTDLFNPNPKEWSAFRSTDYGYTRMQVVNTTHVYVEQVSDDQYGKVIDSIWVVKEKHGFSAWL, from the exons ATGGAGCCTCTTCACGCTGCCTGCGCCTTGTTAAGCCTTGCACCCCTGTTGGTGCTTGGTGTTGTCCCCATTTGGACTCAGCCAGAGCAGGTGCATCTCTCCTATCCAG GCGTGCCAGGCTCCATGTTAGTGACCTGGACCACCTTCAATAAAACAGCGAGCATGGTGGAGTACGGCATTCTGGGGGGCCGGCTCTTTGAGATCAGCCTCAAAGGTAACACTACCCTGTTTGTGGActcaggagaagagaagagaaagatgtACATCCACAGAGTCACGCTCACTGACCTCAAGCCTGCTGCTACTTATG TGTACCACTGTGGCAGTGATGAGGGCTGGAGTGAGATATTCTCCTTCACTGCTCTCAATGACAGCAGCCATTTCAGTCCCAGGTTCGCTCTGTACGGTGACCTGGGCAACGAGAACCCTCAGTCTCTGGCTCGACTACAGAAGGAGACTCAGCTCGGCATGTACGACGCCATTCTGCACATAG GGGACTTTGCCTATGATATGCATGAG GACAACGGCAGGATCGGGGATGAGTTCATGAGGCAGATCCAGTCCATTGCAGCCTACGTGCCCTACATGACCTGTCCAGGCAACCATGAATCTACATA CAACTTCTCCAACTACAGGAATCGCTTCAGTATGCCGGGCCAGTCCGAGAGCCTGTGGTACAG CTGGAACCTGGGGTCAGCGCACATCGTCTCCCTCTCCACTGAGGTTTATTTCTACCCGGAGTTCGGCCCGGAGCTCCTCTTCAAGCAGTATGAGTGGCTTAAGAAAGACCTGGAG GAGGCCAACAAACCCGAGAACAGAGCAGCGCGTCCATGGATCATCACCATGGGACACCGACCCATGTACTGTTCTGATGATGACAAGGACGACTGCACCAAGTTTGACTCCTGT gTCCGACTGGGACTGAACGACACCAAACCGCCAGCCCCCGGTCTAGAGGATCTATTTTACCGCTATG GAGTGGATCTGGAGCTGTGGGCTCATGAGCACACATATGAGAGGCTGTGGCCTGTCTATGGAGACAAG GTGTTCAATGGCAGCAAAGAGCAGCCGTATGTGAATCCAAAAGCTCCGGTTCACATCATCACAGGCTCGGCT GGGTGCAGAGAGAGGACCGACCTCTTCAATCCAAACCCCAAAGAGTGGAGCGCATTCCGCAGCACCGATTATGGCTACACCCGCATGCAAGTGGTCAACACTACCCATGTTTACGTGGAGCAGGTCTCCGATGACCAG TATGGTAAAGTGATTGACAGCATATGGGTGGTGAAGGAAAAGCACGGCTTCTCCGCATGGCTCTGA